A genomic window from Euwallacea fornicatus isolate EFF26 unplaced genomic scaffold, ASM4011564v1 scaffold_54, whole genome shotgun sequence includes:
- the LOC136349754 gene encoding uncharacterized protein yields MDPDNLLKKSLDVITGFKKIRHQINKLCKRNLTVWLNRVQKLIILCNNLIGKGGLPYRMHRKLQTNLHQLNVIKKLLRLKLENIEGLNRETSNVESRISWENVVSCFNQNVTSNVIINLTHKDINQFLNDSSLLFETKIKEFLKQNPVIKVASTFCGEFIKKSGDKEIINIFYFNTNYAIIDVGTNLLGWFRENIQDQVLNQLSEFQERDSGFALQKIDYLEININKFEMGSGSTFIKLPKEISKKRACINIQNDDQACFYWSIVSAIYPVINNNNRITSYPHYSAVLNTTNLEMPMPLNKIYKFEKLNDISVNVYALEMSTVPTTFYAVVPVRLTPQKLNKHINLLLIQNKYYPKLNDYNPVPTDAVVEEEDTNIIYHYCWIKDLSRLLSSQLNKNKQRKFICDRCLNYFSNHQKLLTHEVLCTKLNDCHISFPKYDFIEFKNHVYQQKAPFVIYADFESQLENVSFSNDLGKYQRHIPFSVGYFIKCAYNDSLSQFKMFRGTNCVEWFVNEMIELSKFIYNETKKNTPMNIQLDLSMAKRCHICEKPFSPKDEIIRDHDHFTGIFRGFAHSVCNLNFRKQFVVPIIFQNLSGYDSHFLIKLLCKKGCLSVLPINKEKYISFTHNVTENDIKFRYIDSYRFLGASLDELAKSMQPENLKLLKSQFLDVTEEKFKLLTCKGVFCYDYIDSIDKLDEKTLPSKEYFYNKLEDSHIDDEKYSHASKVWDSFNIQTLGEYSDLYLKTDVILLADIFEHFRLNCISTHNLDPSWYFTMPGYTWDCMLKYTKCKLELLHDIDQIMFIEKGIRGGVSVCSNRYSEANNKYMFDYDPVKPSKYLLYLDVNNLYGKAMCEPLPYGGFEWIEDTNFDVLTIPDDSPVGYILQVDLQYPNKLHDTHKDFPFAPEHLKTPQSKLPKLMTTLFHKQNYIVHYRNLKQMLKHGLVPTKIHKILKFNQSPWLKSYIELNNGFRTQAQSTFEKNLFKLFNNAVFGKTMENIRKHRVVKIVKSWEGRYGAKNFISSPRFHSRLILDENLVIIELKKSSICFNKPLYIGMAILDLSKIYMYDFHYEYMLPKMGVDRCKLMYMDTDSFIYELCCNDVYEEIIKRDLTKFDTSDYPTNNPYNIPPTNKKVLGLMKDEANGKIISHFVGLRSKMYSFKIQDGKVTKKAKGVKHTIVRNKLTFNDYVECLKNFKITSVTQRSIRSYNHEIYSVEQNKIALNPYDDKRQILSNSFDTLPYGHYSLSNIRHGQP; encoded by the coding sequence ATGGATCCGGAtaacttgttgaaaaaatcCTTAGATGTTATtacaggttttaaaaaaattagacaccaaattaataaattatgtaagaGAAACCTAACTGTTTGGTTGAACCGAgtgcaaaaattgattatcctttgtaataatttaatcggTAAAGGTGGTTTACCATATCGTATGCACCGCAAATTGCAGACAAATTTACatcaattaaatgtaattaaaaaactacttcgactaaaactagaaaatataGAGGGATTAAATCGAGAAACAAGTAATGTTGAAAGTAGGATTTCGTGGGAAAACGTGGTTTCATGTTTCAATCAAAATGTAACATcgaatgttattattaatttgacgcatAAGGATATAAATCAATTCTTAAACGATTcttctcttttatttgaaacgaagataaaagagtttttaaaacaaaatccagTTATTAAGGTAGCTTCCACATTTTGTGgggagtttattaaaaaatctggggataaggaaataattaacattttctattttaatacaaactaTGCAATCATTGATGTGGGAACGAATTTACTTGGCTGGTTTCGCGAAAATATCCAAGATCAAGTATTAAACCAACTGTCAGAATTTCAGGAACGTGATTCAGGCTTTGCTTtacaaaaaatcgattatttagaaattaatattaataaatttgaaatgggtaGCGGTTcaacttttatcaaattacctaaagaaatttcaaagaaacgggcttgcattaatattcaaaatgacgaTCAAGCCTGTTTCTATTGGTCGATTGTTAGTGCTATTTATCCtgttataaataacaataatcgtATTACTTCATATCCACATTACAGCGCTGTTTTAAATAccacaaatttagaaatgcctatgcctttaaacaaaatatataaatttgaaaaattaaacgataTATCGGTAAATGTTTACGCTTTAGAAATGTCAACGGTACCGACAACATTCTATGCAGTAGTTCCAGTCAGATTAAcacctcaaaaactaaacaaacatattaatttgcttttaattcagAACAAATATTATCCTAAATTAAATGACTATAATCCGGTTCCCACAGATGCAGTAGTAGAAGAAGAAGATACCAATATTATCTATCACTATTGCTGGATTAAAGATTTATCACGATTATTATCCAGTcagttaaacaaaaataaacaacgtaaatttatttgtgatagatgtttaaattatttttccaaccatcaaaaattattaacacatgAAGTATTGTGCACTAAGTTGAATGACTGTCATATTTCGTTTCCCAAATACGACTTTATAGagtttaaaaatcatgtttatcaacaaaaagccccatttgttatttatgctgATTTCGAAAGTCAATTGGAAAACGTTTCTTTCTCGAATGATTTAGGTAAATATCAAAGACACATTCCTTTTAGTGTAGGATATTTCATCAAATGTGCATATAATGACTCTTTATCTCAGTTCAAAATGTTTCGAGGTACTAACTGTGTTGAATGgtttgttaatgaaatgattgaactgtcgaaatttatttataatgaaacaaagaaaaacactCCAATGAACATCCAACTTGATTTATCAATGGCTAAAAGGTGTCACATTTGTGAAAAACCGTTTTCCCCTAAAGATGAAATTATTCGAGATCATGATCATTTCACGGGTATTTTCAGAGGATTTGCTCATTCagtatgcaatttaaattttcgtaagcAGTTTGTGGTGCCGATAATTTTCCAGAATCTTTCCGGATAcgattctcattttttaatcaaacttttatgtaaaaaaggatGTTTAAGTGTACTACctattaacaaagaaaaatatatttcattcacCCATAATGTAAcagaaaatgacattaaatttcGCTATATTGATTCGTATAGATTTTTGGGGGCTTCTCTCGATGAACTTGCAAAATCGATGCAAcccgaaaatttaaaacttttaaaaagtcaatttttagatgtgacggaagaaaaatttaaactcttaACGTGTAAAGGTGTGTTTTGCTATGATTATATTGATAGTATTGATAAACttgatgaaaaaactttaCCATCCAAGgaatatttctataataaacTAGAAGATTCGCATATTGACGACGAAAAATATAGTCATGCATCGAAGGTATGGGattcttttaatattcagaCTTTGGGAGAATATTcagatttgtatttaaaaactgatgTTATACTTTTagctgatatttttgaacatttcagattaaattgtatttcaaCTCATAATCTCGATCCTTCATGGTATTTTACCATGCCCGGATATACTTGGGACTGTATGTTAAAGTACACTAAATGCAAGTTGGAGTTATTACACGATATCgatcaaataatgtttattgaaaaaggtATTCGTGGTGGCGTTTCTGTGTGTAGCAATAGATATTCAGAAGCAAACAACAAGTACATGTTTGACTATGATCCTGTAAAACCGTCTAAATACCTTCTTTACCTAGATGTGAACAATTTGTACGGAAAGGCAATGTGTGAACCTTTACCTTACGGAGGCTTCGAATGGATAGAAGATACCAATTTTGATGTATTAACTATTCCTGACGATTCCCCCGTAGGGTATATTTTGCAGGTAGATTTACAGTACCCAAATAAGTTACATGACACGCATAAGGACTTTCCTTTCGCACCTGAACATCTTAAAACGCCACAATCGAAATTACCCAAATTAATGACCACtctgtttcataaacaaaattatattgttcattataggaatttaaagcaaatgttaAAACATGGATTAGTTCCgacaaaaattcacaaaattttaaagtttaaccaGTCACCATGGTTAAAATcttatattgaattaaataacGGGTTTCGAACACAAGCTCaatcaacttttgaaaaaaatttattcaagctGTTTAATAACGCGGTGTTTGGGAAAACgatggaaaatattcgaaagcACCGCgtagttaaaattgttaaatcttgGGAAGGACGTTATggtgcaaaaaattttatttctagtcCTAGGTTTCATAGCAGATTAATTCTAGATGAAAACCTTGTTATTATTGAACTGAAAAAGTCTTCAATCTGTTTCAATAAACCACTGTACATAGGCATGGCAATTTTAGACTTGTCTAAAATATACATGTACGATTTTCATTATGAGTACATGCTACCGAAAATGGGAGTTGATCGGTGCAAGCTCATGTACATGGACACCGACAGTTTTATTTACGAACTCTGTTGTAATGACGTTTATGAAGAAATCATAAAGAGAGATCTAacgaaatttgatacttcCGATTATCCTACCAACAATCCATACAATATCCCTccgacaaataaaaaagtcttaGGACTAATGAAGGATGAagctaatggaaaaattatttctcattttgttgGACTCAGGTCAAAAAtgtacagttttaaaattcaagatggAAAGGTTACCAAAAAAGCGAAAGGAGTGAAACATACTATTGTCCGtaacaaattaacttttaacgaTTACGTcgaatgcttaaaaaattttaaaatcacttcGGTAACCCAACGGTCTATTCGTTCCTATaatcatgaaatttatagcgttgaacaaaataaaattgctttaaatccTTATGATGACAAAcgacaaattttatcaaacagCTTTGATACTCTACCTTACGGACACTATAGCCTCAGTAACATACGTCACGGACAGCCTTAG